The Triticum aestivum cultivar Chinese Spring chromosome 7B, IWGSC CS RefSeq v2.1, whole genome shotgun sequence genome window below encodes:
- the LOC123155988 gene encoding receptor-like cytoplasmic kinase 176, which translates to MSNCFVKPTSRSEGEILQSPNLRSFAYRELRAATRNFRPDSALGEGGFGVVFKGWVDETTFAPPSGNETGMPIAVKKLNQEGIQGHREWLAEVNYLGQLSHPNLVKLLGYCLEDVQHLLVYEFMPRGSLENHMFRRGSHFQPLSWNLRMNVALGAAKGLAFLHSDKANVIYRDFKMGNVLLDLSYNAKLSDFGLARDGPADDKSHVSTRVMGTYGYAAPEYLDTGHLTTKCDVYSFGVVLLEMLSGRRALDKNRPAGEHKLVEWASPYLTSKRRISQILDARLGGQYPLGSAQKAAALALKCISVNPKARPRMEQVVAALEQLQDDKETVVTGGGACGFFRMCGGGRQQQQQQT; encoded by the exons ATGAGTAACTGCTTTGTGAAGCCGACCTCTCGGAGCGAGGGTGAGATCCTCCAGTCGCCCAACCTCAGGAGCTTCGCCTACAGGGAGCTCAGGGCGGCCACTAGGAACTTCCGACCGGACAGCGCCCTCGGTGAAGGTGGCTTCGGGGTGGTATTCAAGGGGTGGGTCGACGAGACCACCTTTGCCCCGCCCAGCGGCAACGAGACTGGCATGCCAATCGCTGTTAAGAAGCTCAACCAGGAAGGCATCCAGGGCCACAGGGAATGGCTG GCTGAAGTGAATTACCTTGGACAACTGTCGCACCCCAATCTGGTGAAGCTCCTAGGGTACTGTCTCGAAGACGTGCAGCACCTACTTGTCTATGAGTTCATGCCACGCGGAAGCTTAGAGAACCATATGTTCAGGA GGGGCTCACATTTCCAGCCACTGTCATGGAATCTGAGGATGAATGTTGCTCTTGGGGCAGCCAAGGGGCTCGCGTTTCTACATAGCGACAAGGCCAATGTCATCTACCGTGATTTCAAGATGGGAAATGTTCTTCTTGATTTG AGCTACAACGCAAAGCTGTCTGATTTTGGGTTGGCAAGGGATGGGCCAGCTGATGATAAGAGCCATGTCTCTACAAGGGTCATGGGCACATATGGATATGCAGCCCCTGAATATCTTGATACAG GGCATCTGACGACGAAGtgcgacgtgtacagcttcggcgtgGTGCTGCTGGAGATGTTGTCCGGCCGGCGCGCCCTGGACAAGAACCGGCCGGCCGGCGAGCACAAGCTGGTGGAGTGGGCATCGCCGTACCTGACAAGCAAGCGCCGCATCTCTCAAATCCTGGACGCGCGGCTGGGCGGGCAGTACCCCCTTGGCAGCGCGCAGAAGGCTGCCGCGCTGGCGCTCAAGTGCATCTCTGTCAACCCGAAAGCCCGGCCAAGGATGGAGCAGGTGGTGGCAGCGCTGGAGCAGCTCCAGGACGACAAGGAGACCGTGGTGACTGGTGGAGGCGCCTGCGGCTTCTTCAGGATGTGTGGCGGTggcaggcagcagcagcagcagcagacgtaG
- the LOC123155987 gene encoding pentatricopeptide repeat-containing protein At4g15720 → MAATSTTATVTPLLIHLLRGATDHASVAATHAKLLKVGTASAVSSCNHIIAAYCRCGVTARAHDLFDGMPERDVISWTALMSGYSSTGRPRLAVSLLRDMSHSGVPPNAFTFSTAVSACARLADAGLGRKVHARAEVEGYASDAVVATALVDMYGKAGDVEAARAVFDGMAAPARNAVSWGSMLSVYAQNALGREAIQLFAEFRTKGNFMAPNHFMLSSVVNACAGVGRLGVGKSVHGTALRFGHGCNGVIVVALVDMYSKCGFYEYSRKLFDRIEHPSVICYTSIIVAAAKYGLGRCALTFFNEMIDRDVQPNSVTLLGVMHACSHSGLVDTGLHLLHSMQSKYDIHPCASHYTCAVDMLGRAGRLEEAFELANEAQVEGRDALMLWSSLLSACRTHRRLDLATRAAHRVSEFNQDVAGALVVMSNAYTSAGQTDNAAAVWSNMRRRGIQKDPGCSWIEIKDIPYVFYAGLVSPSGARAGEVMMLLDELEGKMREKGYKGGLGSSRVFDAHEEDGEDGKGEMVGVHSELLALGFGLLVIPKGMTIRVMKNLRMCCDCHDAFKLISDIMEREFVVRDLNRFHHFKMGSCSCNDYW, encoded by the coding sequence ATGGCGGCGACATCAACCACAGCCACGGTCACACCGCTGTTAATCCACCTACTGCGCGGCGCCACCGACCACGCGTCTGTAGCCGCCACCCACGCAAAGCTGCTCAAGGTCGGCACCGCCTCCGCCGTCTCTTCTTGCAACCACATCATCGCTGCTTACTGTCGATGCGGCGTCACTGCCCGCGCCCACGacctgttcgatggaatgcccgagcggGACGTCATCTCCTGGACAGCCCTCATGTCTGGGTACTCTAGCACCGGCCGACCCCGCCTGGCTGTTTCCCTCCTCCGTGACATGTCTCACAGCGGCGTGCCACCGAATGCCTTCACCTTCTCGACTGCCGTCAGCGCATGCGCACGCCTTGCTGATGCTGGACTTGGGCGGAAAGTGCATGCCCGTGCTGAGGTCGAGGGCTACGCATCTGATGCTGTTGTTGCCACCGCGCTCGTTGACATGTATGGCAAGGCCGGAGATGTGGAGGCTGCACGTGCAGTGTTTGATGGTATGGCTGCTCCGGCGAGGAATGCGGTTTCATGGGGCTCGATGCTGTCTGTATATGCGCAGAATGCGCTTGGGCGTGAGGCCATCCAACTTTTCGCTGAGTTCAGAACCAAAGGTAATTTCATGGCGCCCAACCACTTCATGCTGTCAAGCGTTGTGAATGCGTGTGCAGGCGTTGGGCGGCTTGGAGTTGGCAAGTCTGTGCATGGAACTGCCCTTCGGTTTGGGCATGGATGTAATGGCGTGATTGTTGTGGCCTTGGTTGACATGTACTCCAAGTGTGGATTCTATGAGTACTCAAGAAAGTTGTTTGACAGGATTGAGCATCCATCGGTCATCTGCTATACCTCCATCATTGTGGCAGCAGCAAAGTATGGTCTTGGGAGATGCGCACTCACTTTTTTCAATGAGATGATCGATCGGGATGTGCAACCGAACAGTGTTACACTGCTTGGCGTCATGCATGCTTGCAGCCATTCAGGTCTTGTTGACACTGGCCTCCATCTCCTCCACTCCATGCAGAGCAAATATGACATCCATCCATGCGCCAGCCACTATACTTGTGCGGTTGACATGCTTGGCCGGGCAGGACGGCTCGAGGAGGCATTTGAGCTGGCCAACGAAGCGCAAGTTGAAGGCCGTGATGCCCTCATGCTGTGGAGCTCATTGCTGTCCGCTTGCCGGACACATAGGCGCTTAGATCTAGCCACCAGGGCTGCCCACAGAGTGTCAGAGTTCAACCAAGATGTAGCAGGTGCACTGGTAGTGATGTCAAACGCATACACTTCAGCCGGCCAGACTGACAATGCTGCTGCTGTATGGTCGAACATGAGGCGACGAGGCATACAGAAAGATCCTGGGTGCAGCTGGATTGAGATAAAGGACATACCCTACGTGTTCTACGCTGGATTGGTATCACCCTCCGGTGCAAGGGCAGGTGAAGTGATGATGTTGCTTGATGAGTTAGAGGGTAAGATGCGGGAGAAGGGTTACAAGGGTGGACTAGGTAGTAGCAGAGTCTTTGATGCTCATGAGGAGGATGGAGAGGACGGGAAAGGCGAGATGGTTGGAGTGCACAGTGAGTTATTGGCTTTGGGGTTTGGTTTGCTGGTTATCCCCAAGGGGATGACCATCAGGGTGATGAAGAACCTGAGGATGTGCTGTGACTGTCATGACGCGTTCAAGCTCATAAGTGACATTATGGAGCGCGAGTTCGTTGTGAGGGATCTGAATAGATTCCATCACTTCAAGATGGGGTCATGTTCTTGCAATGACTACTGGTGA